A segment of the Salmo trutta chromosome 3, fSalTru1.1, whole genome shotgun sequence genome:
AAAAGGGAACTGTACATCCATATGTCCTCCCACCAAACAGCCCCTATGCCGATCTTCCAGATTGTTTTGTGAAGCTAGTGGACATTTGCAAGGAGCATGTTTGTCGTCTTTGTGGGAAAAGCTTTGCAAGCAGTGCAAAACTCTACAAGCACGGATACAATGTACACCATACAAAAACTAGGTCATATAACGTTCGGCCTAAGTGTCAGAACACATACAGGTCATATAAGTGTCAGAAATGCCTGATGACATTCAATTATTCAAGCAATTTTAGCAGGCACAAGAAAAGATGCAAAGGAGCTGAGACGAATGAGAAATTCAAGTGCCCTCTTTGCCCACGCCTTTTCAAATATTCCTACAACCGATCCCGCCATTTGCGCGAGCAGTGCATTAAAGACTTTATACAGGGAAGCTCAGGGAAAGTTGACATGAAATTTCGATGCCCCTTCTGCACCACCACCTTTACTAATGCTTCTAACCGACATAGACACATACGACTGGTGTGCCTCAAGGAATATATACACAATGAGACTTCAAGGACCAAAGCTGAACGCCAGGAAAACATGGCCCAGAAAGAAACACAAAAGCCGCCACTGAAAACAGCACTGAATCAAAATAATCCGGGTCTCAAATGCAACTACTGTCCGGCCGTTTTTGCTCATTCTTCTGGAAAGTACAGACACATGAGGAAACATAAGTTGTTTGAAAACACTGGAAAAAAGATCAAGTTCAGGTATTCAAGCATAATTCCCATTTCTAACAAGTCCATGGCTAGTATTGAGGAGCCCAAAGACGGTCCACTCTCCAGTGAAGCCAGCAGCCAGCCCTTTTCCTGTCTCTTCTGTGGAAAGTGGTTTAACACTTCATATTCCCTGAAGAAACACATCTGTAGTATGCACATGGGTGACAAACCATATCGCTGCCTGGAATGTGGAAAACGTTTTGGGAAAGAAATCCATCTTGTTTCTCACAAAAAAGTGCACCAGCGAAGGATACAGTGTACTGTTTGCAAGAAGATACTTCCTACCATTGGGGACTTGATTCAACACAGGCAATCTCACATCAAAAAGGGCATGCTTCAGTGCCCAGACTGCCCATCGCAGTTCCAGTACCCAGTGTATCTTCTTCGACATATGGCATCACATCACAAACTTCAGCAAGAGCAGCCACTCAAAGAGAAAAAGCAGAGGCACCCCTCAAAACTTGAGCCGCTTGGGTCCTTGCCACCACTCAAAGAGCAGGAAGAGGAAGAAAAGTTGGGGTGCCCCATATGCCCAGAGGTCTTTCACAGTGGCACAGAACTGAGTagtcactgcctaaaccatgtaTCAGAGTCCTCTTCAAGTCAGTGTCCGTTTTGTAAACGCCTCTTCTCTTCCCGCACATCTTTGGTGCGTCATATACGCATTCATACAGGGGAGAAACCATTTTCTTGTCTGAGTTGTGGAGAACCTTTTCGTCGAAAAGAGTATCTCCAGTTGCACCAAGAAAAGTGTCCAGGTCCACAAAGCAAGCAAGAACTGCCCACTATCAAAGAAAGTGAAGATGTCTCATCAAAATCTTTGGTGACAAGAATAAGGAAAGTATACAAATGTTCATACTGTCCTCGGGAATTTGAAAAATTGCCCCGTTTATTACTCCACCACAATGGCCACATGCAAAATACAGTAACCCCCTGTCCAAAATGTGGTAAATGTTACAGACAAAGGCGCAAGTTACATGAAAGACTTTGCAATGGCTCAAACATAAAATCTATAGAGCCAGTCAGCACTGTATGGCATCCTTGTAGGAATTGTGGGAGGAAGTTTTCAAAGGATTATAATCGAGATGTCCATGAGAGGATTTGCAACTCTGTAAAGCCCTTGCAAAAAAACACCAGCAACTCAAACATGCATCCTTGCAAGAATTGTGGAAAGTACTTTACAAGGAGTGATAATCGGAATTTCCATGAGAAGACTTGCAACTCTGCCAAGCCCTTGCAAAAAAACACCATAGAAATTAGGACCAGTAGCAGGGACAAGTTGCAGCACAAATGCCCCCACTGTCCAAGCAAGTTCAAGTACAGAAGTTTTCTCCTGAGACATATTGGGTCACACACTGGAGAAAGATCATATCCATGCATGCACTGTGGTCACAGCTATGGAATCCAGTCACGATGCTTACAGCATGAAGCTTTCTGTGATGGTGTTAATAGAGAAAAGCCACCAAGTATCAGCCTTGGTGAATATAAGTGCAATATCTGCACAAAAATCTTCATGAAATCCCGAAACTTAAGGCGGCACATCCTAACGCACACAGAGGTAAAGCCATATCGCTGTAAGGCCTGTGACAGCTGTTTCTCCAGACATGATCATCTAAAACTGCACCAGAGTCGCTGCAAAGGGAAAAGACAACGTTTGGAGGTTCGCATTGCCAAAATTAGTCTTGCAGATGTTGGAAGGGGCTGGCAAAATAACCTGAACATTACCGATTCAGGAACGCAACAAGGGTTTGACTGCAGCATATGTTCAAAGATCTTCCCCTCTCACAGCATTATGGCCCGACATATTGCCATGTCACATGCTATAAGAACCGTCAGTTCATTTACTCATGAAAAATCACTTAAGAGACATATAAACATTGGTGCATGTCAAAGACTTTACGCAAAAACAAAGCTTTCAGAAAAGCTAAATGTTACAAGCCCACCATCTAGAGAGACAAACCGACTTCTACAGAGGATCCAGCTGCAATATAAAGACAAACGCaaattcaaatgtactttttgccCTCGCCTTTTCAAAAGTGGTGAGCAATTGAGGGTGCACACCCGCTTGcatacaggggagaaacctttTGGATGTTCTAATTGTGGTGAAAGATTTATCCGTAGGGACTACCTGCAGCGCCATTTCAACAGGTGCAAAGGGGAACCTCTTGACAGAGTGCTTTGTGACAGATGTGGCGACGTATTTTCGCAAGACGAACTCGAGAACCATCAACTGACATGTGTTGTCAAGTGTAAATCACCTGCCCGTAGTCGAACTGAGTCCACTGCTTGCAGTcccccaaaagggttctcctgtgcTAATTGTAGTGCCCGCTTCTTGCTGTTCTCACAGCTCCAGCAACACTTTCTCAACACGCACAGAGACACTCCAACAAATCAGGCTTCACCTCTACAGGAGCAGTTGTCTAGCATGGTGAACATAAAAGAGGAGCCTATGGATGAAGGATATGGTGACACTTGGCAGAATAGTGATAACAATCCCATGCTTGATCAAGACGGTGATCCAAATGATATGAACAAACCCATTAAATGTCCACAGTGCAACTTGCATTTTGGAAATAAGGGTGGATTTgccagacacatgcatacacatttAGGAGAGTACCCATTCAACTGCAAGAAATGCAATAAAGGCTTTTGGAACAAAAACTTATGTCGGACACATGTAAGGAAATGTAGACTTGTAAAGGTCACGAAGGAAGAAGTTAACACTGACTCTGTAATTACTTCAGAGCTGGATCCTACTCTTAAAGAGACTGTCCTAGTCTTCAACCAAGGTTCCAAAACAACAGGCACTGGGGTTCTGCAGACTAATTTCTCCTGCAAAGATGACTTGAATGATTTAACACTGCAGAATTCCTCTGGAAATCAAGGCAAAGGAAGATCTTCCAATGATAGAAGACATAGTGGTCAACAAGTCCCAGTCAACAAGTACCAGTGCTCAGAGTGTGATAGAAGTTTCACAGATGGGCTTCTGCTCATCAGCCATTTAGAGGACCATGGGCGTGAGGAGctagaaagaaaaaagaaattcTGCCAGCCTTGTGGTAAGACGTTTGCTAATCCTTCAGACCTAGCAAGGCATATGAGAGGCCACTGGAATGAGAAGACCTTTTCTTGCCCAGAATGCCCACAGACTTTTCCCTGTCCTTCTGACCTTGACATCCATAGAACTTGTCATGACTCAAATAGACCATTTGTCTGCAAAGAGTGTCAACAAAGGTTTTGGACCAGTCAATCTTTAGAAAACCATCAAAGCCAAGCTCATTCAAAAGAACTAATTCATACATGCCATGTCTGTAACAAGAACTATTCAATCAGAAGTTCACTTGTTAAACATATTAGGATGAAGCATCAAACCCAGAAGAACATGGATGTTGTTAACCACGTGAAGGAAAAGGAGACTGCAGTGAAAGAGGAATTTGACATGGAAGTTGATGTGGATGGAGGAAGTAATGCAAGTAATGATGAAGATGAAGATGAAAATGATGCTAATGAGGACAATGACTCTGACTCTGCAGACTACTTCCCCTGCCATGTCTGTGGGAAAACGTTCACCACATCAGAAAGCCTTGAGGATCACCAACGCTGTCACCTCGGTGAAAAACCCCATGAGTGTGCAGAATGTGGAAAATGTTTTTTCCAGGCAGGACAACTGCAACAGCACCTTCGGAGCCACAAGTCTGAGTATCAGTGTCAAATATGTGGCAGAGGCTTTGTCTCACTCTTTGCCTTACGCAAACACAAGCATACTCATGGAAAGAGCCGTCAACACCGTTGCTCCAAGTGCCCGCTCAGCTTCACAGGGCCCTCGCAGCTGGCAGAGCACATGGGCACCCACCGCGATGACAATTTCCCTTGTGATATATGTGATCGCACATTCTCCTGCAAGATGAGTCGGGCAGAGCACCGGAAAATCCACACTGAGACAGAGGATGTTCCACCAGAGAGAACTGCATCCCCCTCTCCTACTGCCTCTTCCTCTACAATGAAGCACCTTCAATATCGTTGTGGGGTTTGTAATGAACGTTTCAAAGAACCAGAACAACTGTCTGAGCATGGGTGCATGGCTGCCAGAGAGCGACCATATTCATGCCATGAATGTAATAAGCATTTCTTGCAAGCGTCTCACTTAAATAAGCACGAGCTCAGTCACTACCAAATACCACAATCATACGTGTATCGGTGCAATCAATGCCACATGAGTTTCAACTACCGTCACAATTTTGTCAGTCATTTAAATAAACACGGTGACGATGAGGCTGCAGCAGAAGCTCTGAAAGGAGGCTCAGTGACAAATGCTTGGGAAACTGTTTCAGAGAAGAGAACAATTTACAAATGCCCAATTTGCCCTCACAGGTTTGCTCATGCCATAGAATTGGCAAGTCACCTTTCAATACACTCTGAGAACACGTTTGCTTGCAGTGTTTGCAAGTTGACATTTCCCACCAAAAGCAAGCTTGCTGAACATGAGCGGAGCCATCTGACTGCTGCAACACAATACGAGTGCACTGAGTGTGGTCAGAGCTTCTTGGGCAGTGATTTCCCCCAGCATCACTGTGCACGTCGGCAACATGCTGTTACAGACCATGAACGCCCACATCTGTCTAATAGACAGTCAATGGAGGACGAGGTGGATGTTGGGGAGGACTTCTTCAATTGTACTGTCTGCTTAATGCGATTCTCTTCTCGCGGTAGTCTCCAGCAGCATCTAAACAAAGAGCATCACAATGAACGGCCATTCAAGTGCCAGTCTTGTGG
Coding sequences within it:
- the LOC115164159 gene encoding uncharacterized protein LOC115164159 — its product is MAQGFNTCFRNLPPLSSDSRTLNVPLDSEDSLAHHLESLIEHSDLSNTVVSPENISSDLNLSSNFFSNSNTSSDFVQQKYYDDVVWQDEGQPVQHEGQFNHTSNSLFSPARAASSSNCLSTSGADLNPHDLKQECDLLNPSIPEDYSDVSSCSESDVDRTGPSCEMLKHGSNDSPLVADDKKENECAWKSPKTNTGSPESMSTSESEVEEDQDEPPEKEKETFMMQENKYSETSGAPESLSVSEDEGEKDHLDGEAHEKDETCMEQDGQHTDSPSGAEESLTASVNERKEELDDEAQNAEEGCMEEEDRYSNVSSLEGQNEGTIVSESFKEKEEHSLSKGTMDSQGIDASNAQDSAHKLNDNTCAFEYQDSVKDNDSLKVAGQENGKSSSVICGLGLGGSNQTFESCLEFPGNQSLKTTRFQEIVSSGTQSTNSTYEESASDSIRGSGGKEDHSSFDFLERCLGLNNSGIEQKSCIKNEWLRPIDESNVLSCLEEDQASQQNLMRHIEPPDLVRAGLENTRETFHKVFTADDEQEPPVLSECYGEPLSREDCMSDTEGNQERGETGSIDSTELNQEGGDSTIANIEDESDFEDQAAQLKSSLHMRKCMHPIVLLRNSELKNDTDGAYQCAACQQATQSIDHLIEHHHCNHSENKFNFCQTCGTYLTCDSLAKKHQCGIIDENAQLSSNMKPQKRKSTGHALHKCRYCTQTFYRLCDYSKHVQSHSGRTEHKCHRCGCTFSQCRSLNRHLCEKKCRSRSSQVPVKQIQTTPRISIYKKGTVHPYVLPPNSPYADLPDCFVKLVDICKEHVCRLCGKSFASSAKLYKHGYNVHHTKTRSYNVRPKCQNTYRSYKCQKCLMTFNYSSNFSRHKKRCKGAETNEKFKCPLCPRLFKYSYNRSRHLREQCIKDFIQGSSGKVDMKFRCPFCTTTFTNASNRHRHIRLVCLKEYIHNETSRTKAERQENMAQKETQKPPLKTALNQNNPGLKCNYCPAVFAHSSGKYRHMRKHKLFENTGKKIKFRYSSIIPISNKSMASIEEPKDGPLSSEASSQPFSCLFCGKWFNTSYSLKKHICSMHMGDKPYRCLECGKRFGKEIHLVSHKKVHQRRIQCTVCKKILPTIGDLIQHRQSHIKKGMLQCPDCPSQFQYPVYLLRHMASHHKLQQEQPLKEKKQRHPSKLEPLGSLPPLKEQEEEEKLGCPICPEVFHSGTELSSHCLNHVSESSSSQCPFCKRLFSSRTSLVRHIRIHTGEKPFSCLSCGEPFRRKEYLQLHQEKCPGPQSKQELPTIKESEDVSSKSLVTRIRKVYKCSYCPREFEKLPRLLLHHNGHMQNTVTPCPKCGKCYRQRRKLHERLCNGSNIKSIEPVSTVWHPCRNCGRKFSKDYNRDVHERICNSVKPLQKNTSNSNMHPCKNCGKYFTRSDNRNFHEKTCNSAKPLQKNTIEIRTSSRDKLQHKCPHCPSKFKYRSFLLRHIGSHTGERSYPCMHCGHSYGIQSRCLQHEAFCDGVNREKPPSISLGEYKCNICTKIFMKSRNLRRHILTHTEVKPYRCKACDSCFSRHDHLKLHQSRCKGKRQRLEVRIAKISLADVGRGWQNNLNITDSGTQQGFDCSICSKIFPSHSIMARHIAMSHAIRTVSSFTHEKSLKRHINIGACQRLYAKTKLSEKLNVTSPPSRETNRLLQRIQLQYKDKRKFKCTFCPRLFKSGEQLRVHTRLHTGEKPFGCSNCGERFIRRDYLQRHFNRCKGEPLDRVLCDRCGDVFSQDELENHQLTCVVKCKSPARSRTESTACSPPKGFSCANCSARFLLFSQLQQHFLNTHRDTPTNQASPLQEQLSSMVNIKEEPMDEGYGDTWQNSDNNPMLDQDGDPNDMNKPIKCPQCNLHFGNKGGFARHMHTHLGEYPFNCKKCNKGFWNKNLCRTHVRKCRLVKVTKEEVNTDSVITSELDPTLKETVLVFNQGSKTTGTGVLQTNFSCKDDLNDLTLQNSSGNQGKGRSSNDRRHSGQQVPVNKYQCSECDRSFTDGLLLISHLEDHGREELERKKKFCQPCGKTFANPSDLARHMRGHWNEKTFSCPECPQTFPCPSDLDIHRTCHDSNRPFVCKECQQRFWTSQSLENHQSQAHSKELIHTCHVCNKNYSIRSSLVKHIRMKHQTQKNMDVVNHVKEKETAVKEEFDMEVDVDGGSNASNDEDEDENDANEDNDSDSADYFPCHVCGKTFTTSESLEDHQRCHLGEKPHECAECGKCFFQAGQLQQHLRSHKSEYQCQICGRGFVSLFALRKHKHTHGKSRQHRCSKCPLSFTGPSQLAEHMGTHRDDNFPCDICDRTFSCKMSRAEHRKIHTETEDVPPERTASPSPTASSSTMKHLQYRCGVCNERFKEPEQLSEHGCMAARERPYSCHECNKHFLQASHLNKHELSHYQIPQSYVYRCNQCHMSFNYRHNFVSHLNKHGDDEAAAEALKGGSVTNAWETVSEKRTIYKCPICPHRFAHAIELASHLSIHSENTFACSVCKLTFPTKSKLAEHERSHLTAATQYECTECGQSFLGSDFPQHHCARRQHAVTDHERPHLSNRQSMEDEVDVGEDFFNCTVCLMRFSSRGSLQQHLNKEHHNERPFKCQSCGKTFALKRYLRDHERRQHKFGTERAHPTYKATDSESQYKCSVCPKTLTSAHDLSLHMKVHTEQESGGDHRCDMCYKSFSRLSLLRQHQESHVGQVVYECTECDKAFAFPHLLEEHQKSHAAGP